Proteins encoded in a region of the Syngnathus typhle isolate RoL2023-S1 ecotype Sweden linkage group LG20, RoL_Styp_1.0, whole genome shotgun sequence genome:
- the LOC133144330 gene encoding stathmin-like has translation MAAPKDIQVKELDKRASGQAFEVILGEPTPDTKGDFPLAPPKKKDVSLEEIQRKLDAAEERRKNHEAEVLKHLAEKREHEKEVQQKAMEENNNFSKMAEEKLNQKMEANQGKRTAMMAAMNEKFKEKDKKLEEVRKNKETNQTNDASED, from the exons ATGGCAGCCCCCAAAG ATATTCAGGTCAAGGAGCTGGACAAGCGGGCCTCTGGCCAAGCCTTTGAGGTTATCCTTGGCGAACCTACCCCAGACACTAAAGGCGACTTCCCCTTGGCCcctccaaagaaaaaggatgtttCACTGGAGGAAATTCAGAGGAAGCTGGATGCTGCCGAAGAAAGACGCAAG aaccATGAAGCTGAGGTTTTGAAGCATTTAGCAGAAAAACGTGAACATGAAAAAGAAGTGCAACAGAAAGCTATGGAAGAGAACAACAATTTCAGCAAGATGGCTGAGGAGAAACTCAATCAGAAAATGGAAGCCAACCAAGGGAAACGCACAGCAATGATGGCagcaatgaatgaaaaattcaaGGAGAAA GACAAAAAATTGGAGGAAGTGCGAAAAAATAAGGAAACCAATCAAACCAACGATGCTTCGGAAGACTGA
- the LOC133144326 gene encoding glucocorticoid modulatory element-binding protein 1-like isoform X5, which yields MKAIRKRLRKFDDQLISPKQFVHISGKATLKDWKRAIRMGGVMLRKIMDSGQLDFYQHTTLCTNTCRSTKFDLLINNTRFPPDSTGLSSTSSQAQESSSANGKIVGDNMTEGAAETRDCVSKSAESPHRRHHRHDSGEISEDTLNFWKGIADVGLLGEVVSKISTELLDLLNNLQLLKESVVLQNTEVAALSNLGQVFGLLNSVKKMLAKRRQQTHPSQAQILRILCDLESQLAEQRKQQRNQALPSCPPHPAAKSSIKRQTKRLRLHRPLTGVNRQPAQVTILSPISLAQPLALADLPIASLAQSSNIVTLLPAGSQLFTRYVLTGDGKADGVTLHASSDLTLVDSSPAQESCPLSTVVKPVELLHLSQRALGAEAVPVEAAQVPDGTFLLRHDREHALVRVDPRSVEEGEVAGLPVPAAAESGPGESAGIVQQRMEVTVAQGTHKQGTQSLELDARGRGPGVRLVVGRENIVQGNQVQAK from the exons ATGAAGGCCATCCGG AAGAGACTGAGGAAG TTTGACGATCAGCTCATCAGTCCAAAGCAGTTTGTCCACATTTCCGGGAAAGCCACTCTGAAAGACTGGAAACGAGCAATCCGGATGGGTGGAGTCATGCTCAG AAAGATTATGGATTCGGGCCAACTTGACTTCTATCAACACACGACGTTGTGTACAAACACTTGCCGTAGCACCAAGTTTGACTTGTTGATCAACAACACGCGCTTCCCACCTGACAGCACTGGACTCTCCTCTACATCCTCTCAAG CGCAGGAGTCCTCCTCTGCCAACGGCAAGATAGTAGGAGACAATATGACGGAGGGAGCGGCCGAAACCAGGGACTGCGTCTCAAAGTCGGCGGAATCGCcccaccgccgccaccaccgccacGACTCTGGGGAAATCTCAG AAGACACGCTCAACTTCTGGAAGGGAATTGCTGATGTGGGTTTGCTGGGTGAAGTGGTAAGCAAAATCAGTACTGAGCTGTTGGATCTGCTGAACAACTTGCAGCTGCTCAAGGAGTCGGTGGTCTTGCAGAACACAG AGGTTGCAGCGCTGAGTAACCTCGGCCAGGTGTTTGGACTGCTCAACTCTGTCAAGAAGATGCTGGCCAAGAGGCGGCAGCAGACCCATCCCAGCCAGGCGCAAATTCTTCGAATCCTTTGCG ACCTGGAGTCGCAGTTGGCGGAACAGCGAAAGCAGCAACGGAATCAAGCTCTGCCGTCATGCCCGCCGCACCCTGCCGCCAAAAGTAGCATCAAGCGCCAGACAAAGCGGCTTCGTTTGCACAGGCCCCTTACCGGCGTCAACCGTCAGCCTGCGCAGGTCACCATTCTGTCGCCCATCTCCTTGGCTCAGCCGTTGGCTCTGGCAGACCTACCCATCGCCTCCTTGGCCCAGTCGTCCAACATTGTCACTCTGCTCCCCGCCGGCTCGCAACTTTTCACACGATACGTGCTGACCGGAGACGGAAAAGCCGACGGCGTTACCTTGCACGCCTCTTCCGACCTCACGCTGGTGGATTCTAGTCCCGCGCAGGAGTCCTGCCCGTTGAGTACGGTGGTCAAACCCGTGGAGCTGCTCCACCTTAGCCAGCGAGCGCTGGGTGCAGAAGCAGTGCCCGTGGAGGCGGCGCAGGTGCCGGACGGCACCTTCTTGCTGCGGCACGACCGAGAACACGCCCTTGTCCGCGTGGACCCACGGTCAGTAGAGGAAGGGGAAGTCGCGGGGCTGCCGgtgcccgccgccgccgagtcGGGTCCGGGTGAGAGCGCCGGTATCGTTCAGCAGAGGATGGAGGTCACCGTTGCGCAGGGGACACACAAACAAGGGACTCAGAGCCTGGAGTTGGATGCCCGTGGACGTGGGCCCGGTGTACGGCTTGTGGTCGGAAGAGAAAATATTGTGCAAGGGAACCAAGTTCAGGCCAAGTAA
- the LOC133144326 gene encoding glucocorticoid modulatory element-binding protein 1-like isoform X3, which translates to MAATQDVTMSSGEVLVVKTDGDTNTEYVVDKSQVILQLQSISAGEECDETAVSVMTDEGHPEETEEGDVEICCPITCGDSKAMLLVKKFVCPGINVKCVKFDDQLISPKQFVHISGKATLKDWKRAIRMGGVMLRKIMDSGQLDFYQHTTLCTNTCRSTKFDLLINNTRFPPDSTGLSSTSSQAQESSSANGKIVGDNMTEGAAETRDCVSKSAESPHRRHHRHDSGEISEDTLNFWKGIADVGLLGEVVSKISTELLDLLNNLQLLKESVVLQNTEVAALSNLGQVFGLLNSVKKMLAKRRQQTHPSQAQILRILCDLESQLAEQRKQQRNQALPSCPPHPAAKSSIKRQTKRLRLHRPLTGVNRQPAQVTILSPISLAQPLALADLPIASLAQSSNIVTLLPAGSQLFTRYVLTGDGKADGVTLHASSDLTLVDSSPAQESCPLSTVVKPVELLHLSQRALGAEAVPVEAAQVPDGTFLLRHDREHALVRVDPRSVEEGEVAGLPVPAAAESGPGESAGIVQQRMEVTVAQGTHKQGTQSLELDARGRGPGVRLVVGRENIVQGNQVQAK; encoded by the exons ATGGCAGCTACGCAAGATGTAACTATGTCCAGTGGGGAGGTACTCGTGGTGAAGACTGATGGTGACACTAACACAGAGTATGTTGTCGATAAAAGCCAGGTCATCCTTCAGCTCCAGTCCATAAGTGCAGG AGAAGAATGCGATGAAACTGCTGTGTCCGTTATGACGGATGAAGGCCATCCGG AAGAGACTGAGGAAGGTGACGTTGAAATTTGCTGCCCTATAACGTGCGGTGACAGTAAAGCAATGTTACTAGTGAAGAAGTTCGTGTGCCCAGGAATCAATGTCAAATGTGTGAAG TTTGACGATCAGCTCATCAGTCCAAAGCAGTTTGTCCACATTTCCGGGAAAGCCACTCTGAAAGACTGGAAACGAGCAATCCGGATGGGTGGAGTCATGCTCAG AAAGATTATGGATTCGGGCCAACTTGACTTCTATCAACACACGACGTTGTGTACAAACACTTGCCGTAGCACCAAGTTTGACTTGTTGATCAACAACACGCGCTTCCCACCTGACAGCACTGGACTCTCCTCTACATCCTCTCAAG CGCAGGAGTCCTCCTCTGCCAACGGCAAGATAGTAGGAGACAATATGACGGAGGGAGCGGCCGAAACCAGGGACTGCGTCTCAAAGTCGGCGGAATCGCcccaccgccgccaccaccgccacGACTCTGGGGAAATCTCAG AAGACACGCTCAACTTCTGGAAGGGAATTGCTGATGTGGGTTTGCTGGGTGAAGTGGTAAGCAAAATCAGTACTGAGCTGTTGGATCTGCTGAACAACTTGCAGCTGCTCAAGGAGTCGGTGGTCTTGCAGAACACAG AGGTTGCAGCGCTGAGTAACCTCGGCCAGGTGTTTGGACTGCTCAACTCTGTCAAGAAGATGCTGGCCAAGAGGCGGCAGCAGACCCATCCCAGCCAGGCGCAAATTCTTCGAATCCTTTGCG ACCTGGAGTCGCAGTTGGCGGAACAGCGAAAGCAGCAACGGAATCAAGCTCTGCCGTCATGCCCGCCGCACCCTGCCGCCAAAAGTAGCATCAAGCGCCAGACAAAGCGGCTTCGTTTGCACAGGCCCCTTACCGGCGTCAACCGTCAGCCTGCGCAGGTCACCATTCTGTCGCCCATCTCCTTGGCTCAGCCGTTGGCTCTGGCAGACCTACCCATCGCCTCCTTGGCCCAGTCGTCCAACATTGTCACTCTGCTCCCCGCCGGCTCGCAACTTTTCACACGATACGTGCTGACCGGAGACGGAAAAGCCGACGGCGTTACCTTGCACGCCTCTTCCGACCTCACGCTGGTGGATTCTAGTCCCGCGCAGGAGTCCTGCCCGTTGAGTACGGTGGTCAAACCCGTGGAGCTGCTCCACCTTAGCCAGCGAGCGCTGGGTGCAGAAGCAGTGCCCGTGGAGGCGGCGCAGGTGCCGGACGGCACCTTCTTGCTGCGGCACGACCGAGAACACGCCCTTGTCCGCGTGGACCCACGGTCAGTAGAGGAAGGGGAAGTCGCGGGGCTGCCGgtgcccgccgccgccgagtcGGGTCCGGGTGAGAGCGCCGGTATCGTTCAGCAGAGGATGGAGGTCACCGTTGCGCAGGGGACACACAAACAAGGGACTCAGAGCCTGGAGTTGGATGCCCGTGGACGTGGGCCCGGTGTACGGCTTGTGGTCGGAAGAGAAAATATTGTGCAAGGGAACCAAGTTCAGGCCAAGTAA
- the LOC133144326 gene encoding glucocorticoid modulatory element-binding protein 1-like isoform X4: MTDEGHPEETEEGDVEICCPITCGDSKAMLLVKKFVCPGINVKCVKFDDQLISPKQFVHISGKATLKDWKRAIRMGGVMLRKIMDSGQLDFYQHTTLCTNTCRSTKFDLLINNTRFPPDSTGLSSTSSQAQESSSANGKIVGDNMTEGAAETRDCVSKSAESPHRRHHRHDSGEISEDTLNFWKGIADVGLLGEVVSKISTELLDLLNNLQLLKESVVLQNTEVAALSNLGQVFGLLNSVKKMLAKRRQQTHPSQAQILRILCDLESQLAEQRKQQRNQALPSCPPHPAAKSSIKRQTKRLRLHRPLTGVNRQPAQVTILSPISLAQPLALADLPIASLAQSSNIVTLLPAGSQLFTRYVLTGDGKADGVTLHASSDLTLVDSSPAQESCPLSTVVKPVELLHLSQRALGAEAVPVEAAQVPDGTFLLRHDREHALVRVDPRSVEEGEVAGLPVPAAAESGPGESAGIVQQRMEVTVAQGTHKQGTQSLELDARGRGPGVRLVVGRENIVQGNQVQAK; the protein is encoded by the exons ATGACGGATGAAGGCCATCCGG AAGAGACTGAGGAAGGTGACGTTGAAATTTGCTGCCCTATAACGTGCGGTGACAGTAAAGCAATGTTACTAGTGAAGAAGTTCGTGTGCCCAGGAATCAATGTCAAATGTGTGAAG TTTGACGATCAGCTCATCAGTCCAAAGCAGTTTGTCCACATTTCCGGGAAAGCCACTCTGAAAGACTGGAAACGAGCAATCCGGATGGGTGGAGTCATGCTCAG AAAGATTATGGATTCGGGCCAACTTGACTTCTATCAACACACGACGTTGTGTACAAACACTTGCCGTAGCACCAAGTTTGACTTGTTGATCAACAACACGCGCTTCCCACCTGACAGCACTGGACTCTCCTCTACATCCTCTCAAG CGCAGGAGTCCTCCTCTGCCAACGGCAAGATAGTAGGAGACAATATGACGGAGGGAGCGGCCGAAACCAGGGACTGCGTCTCAAAGTCGGCGGAATCGCcccaccgccgccaccaccgccacGACTCTGGGGAAATCTCAG AAGACACGCTCAACTTCTGGAAGGGAATTGCTGATGTGGGTTTGCTGGGTGAAGTGGTAAGCAAAATCAGTACTGAGCTGTTGGATCTGCTGAACAACTTGCAGCTGCTCAAGGAGTCGGTGGTCTTGCAGAACACAG AGGTTGCAGCGCTGAGTAACCTCGGCCAGGTGTTTGGACTGCTCAACTCTGTCAAGAAGATGCTGGCCAAGAGGCGGCAGCAGACCCATCCCAGCCAGGCGCAAATTCTTCGAATCCTTTGCG ACCTGGAGTCGCAGTTGGCGGAACAGCGAAAGCAGCAACGGAATCAAGCTCTGCCGTCATGCCCGCCGCACCCTGCCGCCAAAAGTAGCATCAAGCGCCAGACAAAGCGGCTTCGTTTGCACAGGCCCCTTACCGGCGTCAACCGTCAGCCTGCGCAGGTCACCATTCTGTCGCCCATCTCCTTGGCTCAGCCGTTGGCTCTGGCAGACCTACCCATCGCCTCCTTGGCCCAGTCGTCCAACATTGTCACTCTGCTCCCCGCCGGCTCGCAACTTTTCACACGATACGTGCTGACCGGAGACGGAAAAGCCGACGGCGTTACCTTGCACGCCTCTTCCGACCTCACGCTGGTGGATTCTAGTCCCGCGCAGGAGTCCTGCCCGTTGAGTACGGTGGTCAAACCCGTGGAGCTGCTCCACCTTAGCCAGCGAGCGCTGGGTGCAGAAGCAGTGCCCGTGGAGGCGGCGCAGGTGCCGGACGGCACCTTCTTGCTGCGGCACGACCGAGAACACGCCCTTGTCCGCGTGGACCCACGGTCAGTAGAGGAAGGGGAAGTCGCGGGGCTGCCGgtgcccgccgccgccgagtcGGGTCCGGGTGAGAGCGCCGGTATCGTTCAGCAGAGGATGGAGGTCACCGTTGCGCAGGGGACACACAAACAAGGGACTCAGAGCCTGGAGTTGGATGCCCGTGGACGTGGGCCCGGTGTACGGCTTGTGGTCGGAAGAGAAAATATTGTGCAAGGGAACCAAGTTCAGGCCAAGTAA
- the LOC133144326 gene encoding glucocorticoid modulatory element-binding protein 1-like isoform X1, protein MSLLRRRPAAPRRAAVVCYAWFRTSRRHFTGERSVKMHVRFVATWNGWKSDKREESVMAATQDVTMSSGEVLVVKTDGDTNTEYVVDKSQVILQLQSISAGEECDETAVSVMTDEGHPEETEEGDVEICCPITCGDSKAMLLVKKFVCPGINVKCVKFDDQLISPKQFVHISGKATLKDWKRAIRMGGVMLRKIMDSGQLDFYQHTTLCTNTCRSTKFDLLINNTRFPPDSTGLSSTSSQAQESSSANGKIVGDNMTEGAAETRDCVSKSAESPHRRHHRHDSGEISEDTLNFWKGIADVGLLGEVVSKISTELLDLLNNLQLLKESVVLQNTEVAALSNLGQVFGLLNSVKKMLAKRRQQTHPSQAQILRILCDLESQLAEQRKQQRNQALPSCPPHPAAKSSIKRQTKRLRLHRPLTGVNRQPAQVTILSPISLAQPLALADLPIASLAQSSNIVTLLPAGSQLFTRYVLTGDGKADGVTLHASSDLTLVDSSPAQESCPLSTVVKPVELLHLSQRALGAEAVPVEAAQVPDGTFLLRHDREHALVRVDPRSVEEGEVAGLPVPAAAESGPGESAGIVQQRMEVTVAQGTHKQGTQSLELDARGRGPGVRLVVGRENIVQGNQVQAK, encoded by the exons CAACATGGAATGGTTGGAAAAGTGACAAAAGAGAAGAGAGCGTGATGGCAGCTACGCAAGATGTAACTATGTCCAGTGGGGAGGTACTCGTGGTGAAGACTGATGGTGACACTAACACAGAGTATGTTGTCGATAAAAGCCAGGTCATCCTTCAGCTCCAGTCCATAAGTGCAGG AGAAGAATGCGATGAAACTGCTGTGTCCGTTATGACGGATGAAGGCCATCCGG AAGAGACTGAGGAAGGTGACGTTGAAATTTGCTGCCCTATAACGTGCGGTGACAGTAAAGCAATGTTACTAGTGAAGAAGTTCGTGTGCCCAGGAATCAATGTCAAATGTGTGAAG TTTGACGATCAGCTCATCAGTCCAAAGCAGTTTGTCCACATTTCCGGGAAAGCCACTCTGAAAGACTGGAAACGAGCAATCCGGATGGGTGGAGTCATGCTCAG AAAGATTATGGATTCGGGCCAACTTGACTTCTATCAACACACGACGTTGTGTACAAACACTTGCCGTAGCACCAAGTTTGACTTGTTGATCAACAACACGCGCTTCCCACCTGACAGCACTGGACTCTCCTCTACATCCTCTCAAG CGCAGGAGTCCTCCTCTGCCAACGGCAAGATAGTAGGAGACAATATGACGGAGGGAGCGGCCGAAACCAGGGACTGCGTCTCAAAGTCGGCGGAATCGCcccaccgccgccaccaccgccacGACTCTGGGGAAATCTCAG AAGACACGCTCAACTTCTGGAAGGGAATTGCTGATGTGGGTTTGCTGGGTGAAGTGGTAAGCAAAATCAGTACTGAGCTGTTGGATCTGCTGAACAACTTGCAGCTGCTCAAGGAGTCGGTGGTCTTGCAGAACACAG AGGTTGCAGCGCTGAGTAACCTCGGCCAGGTGTTTGGACTGCTCAACTCTGTCAAGAAGATGCTGGCCAAGAGGCGGCAGCAGACCCATCCCAGCCAGGCGCAAATTCTTCGAATCCTTTGCG ACCTGGAGTCGCAGTTGGCGGAACAGCGAAAGCAGCAACGGAATCAAGCTCTGCCGTCATGCCCGCCGCACCCTGCCGCCAAAAGTAGCATCAAGCGCCAGACAAAGCGGCTTCGTTTGCACAGGCCCCTTACCGGCGTCAACCGTCAGCCTGCGCAGGTCACCATTCTGTCGCCCATCTCCTTGGCTCAGCCGTTGGCTCTGGCAGACCTACCCATCGCCTCCTTGGCCCAGTCGTCCAACATTGTCACTCTGCTCCCCGCCGGCTCGCAACTTTTCACACGATACGTGCTGACCGGAGACGGAAAAGCCGACGGCGTTACCTTGCACGCCTCTTCCGACCTCACGCTGGTGGATTCTAGTCCCGCGCAGGAGTCCTGCCCGTTGAGTACGGTGGTCAAACCCGTGGAGCTGCTCCACCTTAGCCAGCGAGCGCTGGGTGCAGAAGCAGTGCCCGTGGAGGCGGCGCAGGTGCCGGACGGCACCTTCTTGCTGCGGCACGACCGAGAACACGCCCTTGTCCGCGTGGACCCACGGTCAGTAGAGGAAGGGGAAGTCGCGGGGCTGCCGgtgcccgccgccgccgagtcGGGTCCGGGTGAGAGCGCCGGTATCGTTCAGCAGAGGATGGAGGTCACCGTTGCGCAGGGGACACACAAACAAGGGACTCAGAGCCTGGAGTTGGATGCCCGTGGACGTGGGCCCGGTGTACGGCTTGTGGTCGGAAGAGAAAATATTGTGCAAGGGAACCAAGTTCAGGCCAAGTAA
- the LOC133144326 gene encoding glucocorticoid modulatory element-binding protein 1-like isoform X2, with product MKTTWNGWKSDKREESVMAATQDVTMSSGEVLVVKTDGDTNTEYVVDKSQVILQLQSISAGEECDETAVSVMTDEGHPEETEEGDVEICCPITCGDSKAMLLVKKFVCPGINVKCVKFDDQLISPKQFVHISGKATLKDWKRAIRMGGVMLRKIMDSGQLDFYQHTTLCTNTCRSTKFDLLINNTRFPPDSTGLSSTSSQAQESSSANGKIVGDNMTEGAAETRDCVSKSAESPHRRHHRHDSGEISEDTLNFWKGIADVGLLGEVVSKISTELLDLLNNLQLLKESVVLQNTEVAALSNLGQVFGLLNSVKKMLAKRRQQTHPSQAQILRILCDLESQLAEQRKQQRNQALPSCPPHPAAKSSIKRQTKRLRLHRPLTGVNRQPAQVTILSPISLAQPLALADLPIASLAQSSNIVTLLPAGSQLFTRYVLTGDGKADGVTLHASSDLTLVDSSPAQESCPLSTVVKPVELLHLSQRALGAEAVPVEAAQVPDGTFLLRHDREHALVRVDPRSVEEGEVAGLPVPAAAESGPGESAGIVQQRMEVTVAQGTHKQGTQSLELDARGRGPGVRLVVGRENIVQGNQVQAK from the exons CAACATGGAATGGTTGGAAAAGTGACAAAAGAGAAGAGAGCGTGATGGCAGCTACGCAAGATGTAACTATGTCCAGTGGGGAGGTACTCGTGGTGAAGACTGATGGTGACACTAACACAGAGTATGTTGTCGATAAAAGCCAGGTCATCCTTCAGCTCCAGTCCATAAGTGCAGG AGAAGAATGCGATGAAACTGCTGTGTCCGTTATGACGGATGAAGGCCATCCGG AAGAGACTGAGGAAGGTGACGTTGAAATTTGCTGCCCTATAACGTGCGGTGACAGTAAAGCAATGTTACTAGTGAAGAAGTTCGTGTGCCCAGGAATCAATGTCAAATGTGTGAAG TTTGACGATCAGCTCATCAGTCCAAAGCAGTTTGTCCACATTTCCGGGAAAGCCACTCTGAAAGACTGGAAACGAGCAATCCGGATGGGTGGAGTCATGCTCAG AAAGATTATGGATTCGGGCCAACTTGACTTCTATCAACACACGACGTTGTGTACAAACACTTGCCGTAGCACCAAGTTTGACTTGTTGATCAACAACACGCGCTTCCCACCTGACAGCACTGGACTCTCCTCTACATCCTCTCAAG CGCAGGAGTCCTCCTCTGCCAACGGCAAGATAGTAGGAGACAATATGACGGAGGGAGCGGCCGAAACCAGGGACTGCGTCTCAAAGTCGGCGGAATCGCcccaccgccgccaccaccgccacGACTCTGGGGAAATCTCAG AAGACACGCTCAACTTCTGGAAGGGAATTGCTGATGTGGGTTTGCTGGGTGAAGTGGTAAGCAAAATCAGTACTGAGCTGTTGGATCTGCTGAACAACTTGCAGCTGCTCAAGGAGTCGGTGGTCTTGCAGAACACAG AGGTTGCAGCGCTGAGTAACCTCGGCCAGGTGTTTGGACTGCTCAACTCTGTCAAGAAGATGCTGGCCAAGAGGCGGCAGCAGACCCATCCCAGCCAGGCGCAAATTCTTCGAATCCTTTGCG ACCTGGAGTCGCAGTTGGCGGAACAGCGAAAGCAGCAACGGAATCAAGCTCTGCCGTCATGCCCGCCGCACCCTGCCGCCAAAAGTAGCATCAAGCGCCAGACAAAGCGGCTTCGTTTGCACAGGCCCCTTACCGGCGTCAACCGTCAGCCTGCGCAGGTCACCATTCTGTCGCCCATCTCCTTGGCTCAGCCGTTGGCTCTGGCAGACCTACCCATCGCCTCCTTGGCCCAGTCGTCCAACATTGTCACTCTGCTCCCCGCCGGCTCGCAACTTTTCACACGATACGTGCTGACCGGAGACGGAAAAGCCGACGGCGTTACCTTGCACGCCTCTTCCGACCTCACGCTGGTGGATTCTAGTCCCGCGCAGGAGTCCTGCCCGTTGAGTACGGTGGTCAAACCCGTGGAGCTGCTCCACCTTAGCCAGCGAGCGCTGGGTGCAGAAGCAGTGCCCGTGGAGGCGGCGCAGGTGCCGGACGGCACCTTCTTGCTGCGGCACGACCGAGAACACGCCCTTGTCCGCGTGGACCCACGGTCAGTAGAGGAAGGGGAAGTCGCGGGGCTGCCGgtgcccgccgccgccgagtcGGGTCCGGGTGAGAGCGCCGGTATCGTTCAGCAGAGGATGGAGGTCACCGTTGCGCAGGGGACACACAAACAAGGGACTCAGAGCCTGGAGTTGGATGCCCGTGGACGTGGGCCCGGTGTACGGCTTGTGGTCGGAAGAGAAAATATTGTGCAAGGGAACCAAGTTCAGGCCAAGTAA